One genomic region from Phragmites australis chromosome 1, lpPhrAust1.1, whole genome shotgun sequence encodes:
- the LOC133914681 gene encoding DNA repair protein RAD51 homolog 3 isoform X2 has protein sequence MASDGDPPVLAGGVPGVGKTQLGIQLAINVQIPVEYGGLGGKAVYIDTEGSFMVERVYQIAEGCISDILEHFPHSHEKSSSGQRKLQPEHFLADIFYFRICSYTEQIAVINYLEKFLGEHKDVRIVIIDSVTFHFRQDFDDLALRTRVLSGLSLKLMKIAKAYNLAVVLLNQVTTKFTEGSFQLTLALGDSWSHSCTNRLILYWNGNERYAYLDKSPSLPVASAPYAVTGKGVRDAVSSNCKRVRVM, from the exons GTGGTGTCCCAGGAGTTGGTAAAACTCAACTGGG GATTCAACTAGCAATCAATGTGCAAATCCCAGTGGAATATGGTGGCCTTGGAGGGAAAGCAGTTTATATTG ATACGGAGGGCAGTTTCATGGTTGAGCGTGTCTACCAAATTGCTGAAGGGTGTATCAGCGACATACTGGAGCACTTTCCACACAGCCATGAGAAATCTTCATCTGGCCAAAGAAAACTGCAGCCTGAGCATTTCCTGGCAGACATATTTTACTTCCGAATATGCAGCTATACCGAACAAATTGCAGTTATAAACTACCTGGAGAAGTTCCTCGGAGAGCATAAAGAC GTGCGTATAGTGATTATTGATAGTGTCACTTTCCACTTTCGACAAGATTTCGATGATCTGGCTCTGAGGACCAGAGTGCTGAGCGGATTATCATTGAAGTTGATGAAGATTGCAAAAGCATACAACTTGGCG GTTGTTTTGTTGAACCAAGTCACTACTAAATTTACGGAAGGGTCATTTCAGTTGACTCTTGCTCTAG GTGACAGCTGGTCCCACTCGTGCACAAATCGACTGATTCTGTACTGGAACGGGAACGAGCGATATGCATACCTCGATAAGTCCCCTTCGCTTCCAGTAGCTTCAGCACCGTATGCAGTGACAGGCAAAGGGGTGAGGGATGCTGTGAGTTCAAATTGCAAGAGAGTCCGAGTAATGTAG